One Bosea sp. 685 DNA segment encodes these proteins:
- a CDS encoding META domain-containing protein, which translates to MTNRRLGYAALLAALVPMASLMAGPAEAQRRSRGAPQEQQQQIPPAEQEKTYPVGASWAASSLNGKPISDRRATFLIDANLRGTGFGGCNTFSATAYPLRQQGLAVGPIALTKRTCDKGLLDFERAYLTALRAARKWDLVDGKLVVQGAAGEVRFDRGL; encoded by the coding sequence ATGACGAACCGACGCCTTGGCTATGCCGCCCTTCTCGCCGCGCTCGTGCCGATGGCTTCGCTTATGGCGGGGCCTGCCGAGGCCCAGCGTCGCAGCCGGGGCGCGCCCCAGGAGCAACAGCAGCAGATTCCGCCGGCCGAGCAGGAGAAGACCTATCCGGTCGGCGCCTCCTGGGCCGCGAGCTCGCTGAACGGCAAGCCGATCTCCGACCGCCGCGCCACCTTCCTGATCGACGCCAATCTGCGCGGCACGGGCTTTGGCGGCTGCAACACCTTCTCGGCCACCGCTTATCCGCTGCGCCAGCAGGGCCTCGCGGTCGGGCCGATCGCCTTGACCAAGCGGACCTGCGACAAGGGCCTGCTCGATTTCGAGCGCGCCTATCTCACCGCGCTGCGCGCGGCCCGCAAGTGGGACCTCGTCGACGGCAAGCTGGTCGTCCAGGGTGCGGCCGGCGAAGTGCGCTTCGACCGCGGTCTCTGA
- the groL gene encoding chaperonin GroEL (60 kDa chaperone family; promotes refolding of misfolded polypeptides especially under stressful conditions; forms two stacked rings of heptamers to form a barrel-shaped 14mer; ends can be capped by GroES; misfolded proteins enter the barrel where they are refolded when GroES binds), with product MAAKDVKFSTDARDRMLRGVEILNNAVKVTLGPKGRNVVIDKSFGAPRITKDGVTVAKEIELADKFENMGAQMVREVASKQNDAAGDGTTTATVLAAAIMREGLKSVAAGMNPMDLKRGIDLAVEAIVADLKKNSKKVTTNAEVAQVGTISANGDESVGKMIATAMQKVGNEGVITVEEAKTAETELDVVEGMQFDRGYLSPYFITNAEKMVAELEDPYILIFEKKLSSLQAMLPILEAVVQTGKPLLIIAEDVEGEALATLVVNKLRGGLKVAAVKAPGFGDRRKAMLEDLSILTAGQMISEDLGIKLETVTLAMLGRAKKVRIEKENTTIIDGAGKKKDIEGRVAQIKAQIEETTSDYDREKLQERLAKLAGGVAVIRVGGATEVEVKEKKDRVDDALNATRAAVEEGVLPGGGVALLRALSTVKAIKTQNDDQKTGVEIVRKAIMAPAKQIVDNAGDDGAVVVGKLLESKEYAFGYNAQTGVYGDLVKAGIIDPTKVVRTAIQDAASIAGLLITTEAMIAELPKKDSPMPPMGGGGMGGMDF from the coding sequence ATGGCTGCTAAAGACGTCAAGTTCTCTACCGATGCCCGCGACCGGATGCTGCGCGGCGTCGAAATCCTCAACAACGCCGTCAAGGTCACGCTCGGTCCCAAGGGCCGTAACGTCGTGATCGACAAGTCGTTCGGCGCCCCGCGCATCACCAAGGACGGTGTCACCGTCGCCAAGGAGATCGAGCTCGCCGACAAGTTCGAGAACATGGGCGCCCAGATGGTGCGCGAAGTGGCCTCGAAGCAGAACGACGCCGCCGGCGACGGCACCACGACCGCCACCGTTCTGGCCGCCGCCATCATGCGCGAAGGCCTGAAGTCGGTTGCCGCCGGCATGAACCCGATGGATCTGAAGCGCGGCATCGACCTGGCCGTCGAGGCCATCGTCGCCGACCTCAAGAAGAACTCCAAGAAGGTCACGACCAACGCGGAAGTCGCGCAGGTCGGCACCATCTCGGCGAACGGCGACGAGTCGGTCGGCAAGATGATCGCCACCGCCATGCAGAAGGTCGGCAACGAGGGTGTCATCACCGTCGAGGAAGCCAAGACCGCCGAGACCGAGCTCGACGTCGTCGAGGGCATGCAGTTCGACCGTGGCTATCTCTCGCCCTACTTCATCACCAATGCCGAGAAGATGGTCGCTGAGCTCGAGGATCCCTACATCCTCATCTTCGAGAAGAAGCTGTCCTCGCTCCAGGCGATGCTGCCGATCCTCGAGGCCGTCGTTCAGACCGGCAAGCCGCTGCTGATCATCGCCGAGGACGTCGAGGGCGAGGCTCTGGCCACGCTCGTCGTCAACAAGCTCCGTGGCGGCCTGAAGGTCGCGGCCGTCAAGGCTCCGGGCTTCGGCGATCGCCGCAAGGCGATGCTTGAGGACCTCTCGATCCTGACCGCCGGTCAGATGATCTCGGAAGACCTCGGCATCAAGCTCGAGACCGTGACGCTCGCCATGCTCGGACGCGCCAAGAAGGTGCGCATCGAGAAGGAGAACACCACGATCATCGACGGCGCCGGCAAGAAGAAGGACATCGAGGGCCGCGTCGCGCAGATCAAGGCGCAGATCGAGGAGACCACCTCGGACTACGACCGTGAGAAGCTCCAGGAGCGTCTGGCCAAGCTCGCTGGCGGCGTCGCGGTGATCCGCGTCGGCGGCGCGACCGAAGTCGAAGTCAAGGAGAAGAAGGACCGCGTCGACGACGCCCTGAACGCGACCCGCGCGGCCGTGGAAGAAGGCGTTCTTCCGGGTGGTGGCGTCGCTCTCCTGCGCGCTCTGTCGACCGTCAAGGCGATCAAGACCCAGAACGACGACCAGAAGACCGGCGTCGAGATCGTCCGCAAGGCGATCATGGCCCCGGCCAAGCAGATCGTCGACAACGCTGGCGATGACGGCGCGGTCGTGGTCGGCAAGCTGCTCGAGTCCAAGGAATACGCCTTCGGCTACAACGCCCAGACCGGCGTCTACGGCGATCTGGTCAAGGCCGGCATCATCGACCCGACCAAGGTCGTGCGCACGGCGATCCAGGACGCGGCTTCGATCGCAGGCCTGCTGATCACCACCGAGGCGATGATCGCCGAGCTGCCGAAGAAGGACTCCCCGATGCCCCCGATGGGCGGCGGCGGCATGGGCGGCATGGATTTCTGA
- a CDS encoding ABC transporter ATP-binding protein/permease, whose product MRPLSIAVAVLAVIALVVGQQSGSAGAIGMGVIGLLLAAATWRAVAIATFLRIFSIIFGVEYVLTGAAFLVAQSGAWPEAWQALVPPASLTITIAVFGLVVYAISFVPGIARIARLASPYFEAPERTTGHLWPLKPFQIGSGRLGTFLLVFLVVLNQLQVAISLRLSFFNRDFYNAIQEKDAASFWYQLIFVFSVWAAISVVSNLIEMVANYTLLIRWRRWMAEKFSSAWLGNSNHYRVSLAGSADNPDQRIAEDTRAFVNNTYNFALPLLTQVSTLVSFSIILWSIPVASVLPGTDITIPGFIFWMALIYSIAATWIAHRIGKPLIGLEFEQEKREATFRFSLARLREYSEQIALMRGEDAEQKHLSERFGDIVTNFYRLVWARVRLTTFTLSFGQANVVVPYILLAPHYFSGKITLGIMTQVASAFDRVQTAMSFFIDRYQSIASYVASINRLTTFEAAIAQAASASDKGIHNVSAKGEAVHLDEATLSLPNGQPIVRVHDLDLGAGRRTLVIGPSGSGKSTLFRAIAGIWPFGQGKVGIPTGAEIMLLPQRPYLPQGSLRAALAYPAPVNTYGEAEIKAAMHLTKLDHLSERLDEVDLWGQRLSGGEQQRLAVARALLAKPDWLFLDEATASLDEKLEGEIYAALEQALPQTRIVSIGHRSTLRAMHDAIVIMQPNEDGTFSPKAENRELVG is encoded by the coding sequence ATGCGCCCTTTGAGCATCGCCGTCGCCGTGCTTGCCGTGATCGCCCTCGTCGTGGGCCAGCAGAGCGGCAGCGCCGGAGCCATCGGGATGGGCGTCATCGGCCTGCTGCTTGCCGCGGCGACATGGCGGGCCGTCGCGATCGCGACCTTCCTCAGGATCTTCTCGATCATCTTCGGCGTCGAGTATGTGCTCACCGGCGCCGCCTTCCTGGTCGCCCAATCCGGCGCCTGGCCCGAGGCCTGGCAGGCGCTCGTGCCGCCCGCCAGCCTGACGATCACGATCGCGGTCTTCGGCCTGGTGGTCTATGCGATCTCCTTCGTCCCCGGCATCGCGCGCATCGCCAGGCTGGCCTCGCCCTATTTCGAGGCTCCGGAGCGAACCACGGGACATCTATGGCCCTTGAAGCCCTTTCAGATCGGCAGCGGGCGCCTCGGCACGTTCCTGCTGGTTTTCCTGGTCGTCCTCAATCAGTTGCAGGTCGCGATCTCGCTCAGGCTGTCCTTCTTCAACCGCGATTTCTACAACGCGATCCAGGAGAAGGACGCGGCGAGCTTCTGGTACCAGCTCATCTTCGTCTTCAGTGTCTGGGCGGCGATATCGGTCGTCTCCAACCTGATCGAAATGGTCGCCAACTATACGCTGCTGATCCGCTGGCGGCGCTGGATGGCGGAAAAATTCAGCAGCGCCTGGCTCGGCAATTCCAATCACTACAGGGTCTCGCTCGCCGGGAGCGCCGACAACCCCGACCAGCGCATCGCCGAAGACACGCGCGCCTTCGTCAACAACACCTATAATTTCGCGCTGCCCCTGCTCACGCAGGTCTCCACGCTCGTCTCCTTCTCGATCATCCTGTGGTCGATCCCGGTCGCGAGCGTCCTGCCCGGCACGGACATCACCATCCCCGGCTTCATCTTCTGGATGGCGCTGATCTATTCCATCGCCGCGACCTGGATCGCCCATCGGATCGGAAAGCCGCTGATCGGGCTCGAATTCGAACAGGAGAAGCGCGAGGCGACCTTCCGCTTCTCGCTGGCGCGGCTGCGCGAATATTCCGAGCAGATCGCGCTCATGCGCGGTGAGGATGCCGAGCAGAAGCATCTGAGCGAACGCTTCGGCGATATCGTCACCAATTTCTACAGGCTCGTCTGGGCGCGCGTTCGGCTGACCACCTTCACGCTCTCCTTCGGCCAGGCCAACGTCGTCGTGCCCTATATCCTGCTCGCACCGCATTATTTCTCGGGCAAGATCACGCTCGGCATCATGACGCAGGTCGCCTCAGCCTTCGACCGGGTCCAGACCGCGATGTCCTTCTTCATCGACCGGTATCAGTCGATCGCCTCCTATGTCGCCTCGATCAACCGCCTCACCACCTTCGAGGCCGCGATCGCGCAGGCGGCCAGCGCCAGCGATAAGGGCATCCATAACGTATCCGCCAAGGGCGAGGCGGTGCATCTCGACGAGGCCACGCTCAGCCTGCCCAACGGCCAGCCGATCGTGCGCGTGCACGACCTCGACCTCGGCGCAGGCCGGCGGACACTGGTCATCGGCCCGTCGGGCTCGGGCAAATCGACGCTGTTTCGCGCCATTGCCGGGATCTGGCCCTTCGGCCAGGGCAAGGTCGGCATCCCGACCGGGGCCGAGATCATGCTGCTGCCGCAGCGGCCCTATCTGCCCCAGGGCAGCCTGCGCGCGGCGCTGGCCTATCCCGCGCCGGTGAATACCTATGGCGAGGCCGAGATCAAGGCGGCAATGCATCTGACCAAGCTCGACCATCTCTCCGAGCGGCTCGACGAGGTCGATCTCTGGGGCCAACGTCTTTCCGGCGGCGAGCAGCAGCGCCTCGCCGTGGCGCGCGCCCTGCTGGCGAAGCCCGACTGGCTCTTCCTGGATGAGGCGACGGCCTCGCTCGACGAGAAGCTGGAGGGCGAGATCTATGCCGCGCTCGAGCAGGCGCTGCCGCAGACCAGGATCGTCTCGATCGGCCACCGCTCGACGCTGCGGGCGATGCACGATGCGATCGTGATCATGCAGCCGAACGAGGACGGCACCTTCAGCCCCAAGGCGGAAAACCGGGAGCTGGTCGGTTAG
- the hisG gene encoding ATP phosphoribosyltransferase, with translation MSDPALVLAVPSKGRLQENATAFFGRAGLKFVQSRGARDYRGTIAGLEGAEVAFLSASEIVAQLASGAAHLGVTGEDLVREQVPDADAAVEMLTPLGFGHANVVVAVPQAWIDVRTMADLDDVASTMRVRQGRKLRVATKYVNLTRRFFAQHGLADYRIVESLGATEGAPAAGTAEIVVDITTTGGTLAANALKVLDDGVMLASEANLVASVRAPWGARARAAATAILSRIAAEEEARTVREIRARDIGATPEAIEAITTQFGARLPFGLAAQGGVQVLHCPEKSVFALVEHLARSGADEITVSAPDYVFRKANPLIERLLARI, from the coding sequence ATGAGCGATCCGGCCCTCGTCCTCGCGGTTCCCTCCAAGGGCCGGCTGCAGGAGAACGCCACCGCCTTTTTCGGCCGCGCCGGGTTGAAATTCGTGCAGTCGCGCGGCGCGCGCGATTATCGCGGCACCATCGCCGGGCTGGAGGGCGCCGAGGTCGCTTTCCTCTCGGCCTCCGAGATCGTCGCCCAGCTAGCCTCGGGCGCGGCCCATCTCGGCGTCACCGGCGAGGATCTGGTGCGCGAGCAGGTTCCCGATGCGGATGCCGCCGTCGAGATGCTGACCCCGCTCGGCTTCGGCCACGCCAATGTCGTCGTCGCGGTGCCCCAGGCCTGGATCGATGTGCGCACCATGGCCGATCTCGACGACGTCGCCTCGACCATGCGCGTCCGCCAGGGCCGCAAGCTGCGCGTCGCCACGAAATATGTGAACCTGACCCGCCGCTTTTTCGCCCAGCACGGCCTTGCCGATTACCGCATCGTCGAGAGCCTGGGTGCGACCGAGGGAGCGCCGGCCGCCGGCACGGCCGAGATCGTGGTCGACATCACCACGACCGGCGGCACTTTGGCGGCCAACGCCCTGAAGGTGCTCGATGATGGCGTGATGCTGGCGTCGGAAGCCAATCTCGTCGCCTCCGTGCGGGCGCCCTGGGGCGCAAGGGCGCGCGCTGCCGCGACCGCCATCCTGTCGCGAATCGCCGCCGAGGAAGAGGCGCGGACCGTGCGCGAGATCCGCGCCCGCGATATCGGGGCTACGCCGGAGGCAATCGAGGCGATCACCACCCAGTTCGGCGCGAGGCTGCCTTTCGGCCTGGCCGCACAGGGCGGCGTGCAGGTGCTGCATTGCCCGGAGAAATCGGTCTTCGCGCTGGTCGAGCATCTCGCGCGGTCGGGCGCGGACGAAATCACGGTGAGTGCGCCCGATTACGTTTTCCGCAAGGCCAATCCGCTGATCGAGCGGCTGCTGGCGCGTATCTGA